From Zea mays cultivar B73 chromosome 3, Zm-B73-REFERENCE-NAM-5.0, whole genome shotgun sequence:
ggtggaggtggaggtggtggaGGACGAGGAGGTGGCCGCCGTGGCGCCCGCGCCGCCACCGCGGGAGGACTTCTTGCTGGAGCGCTTGGTGTTGCGCCTgcacccgccgccgacgggcACGTTGCGGAGCGCGCCGCCGCGGGTCCAGTAGCGGCGGCACGCCTTGCAGAAGTGGCGCGGCTGCGAGAGCGAGTAGTTGTTAAAGTAGCAGAACTTGGTGTTGGCGGAGTCGCAGCGCGGGCAGCGGAGCGTGCCGGGCTCCGGGAGCGGCACGCGCACGAGCCTGGCGCGCTCCGCCATCGACACGACGGGGCGAGGCTGcgtcgcccccgcccctgcccctgctCCCGCCGTCGTCGGCACCGAGGTGGACGAGCCGCCTCCCGCTGGAGCGCTCGCCGCCGTGTCAGCAGGACCTCCGCGCAGCGGCGCCAGGCAGGACGGCGGAGGCATCAGGTGGTGGTGGTCGCTGCCAGCACCGCCGTCGAGGAGACACTGGAGTGGTTGCTGCTGCTGCATATGCATCTGTATGCATGTATAGCGAATCAATTATAATAAAGACTGGAATTCAACGCACGGTATATTCAAGATTCAAGAACATGCATGCCTAGAATGATGCCTTTCCTTTTGTGTCTAAGTTCAATCAGACATGAACGAAGGCACAGTAAACAAACTTGCAAATTTTGCGGTGAACCAACCAAAGTTTGAAGTTCATTGTTCGTATCAGGGGAAAAATACCCCAGGATTCACTCTTAAATAACAAGAAGGAAACAGATACACGACGAAATTAATTAAAAAAAGAAGAGTAATAGGATAAATCAACCACCTGGCCCCAATTGGGAGGGTCAAGGAAGATCGGGAGCGAGGAGAACACCATGATGGCGGGTGCGGTGGCGAAGTTAAGAGAACGACTCGGCCTCTTTCGTTCCTTTTACTGACCGTGACTCTTGGGGAGGGAGAACGATGGAGAAGGGTGTGAGGAGATGGAAACCACAGCTTTCCTTGCGCCTGCCCTCAAGGGCTGCCTTTTATAATTTATGTGGCCTTCCTTAGCTGCTAAGAGAGAACGAACGATCGAGCTGGAGCTACCTGCAGCTAAGAACAGTGCTGCGAGACAGCAAGAGACAGATGGTGCTGATGAGGATAGCTAGCTAGAGAGCTAGCGCGGATGGCTGGATGGATGTGTCTTGGgtcatgagagagagagagggagagagagagaataaAAGGTGATGGCTCAAAAACTGAGAAGGCCGTGACAAACCCTAGGTATGGCTAGTAGCTAACAGtaggagaaagagagagagaagagggagaagaaTGAAGAGCTCAATCAGTGTGCAGGAGGGGACATGGGCGGCGCCACCAGAGAAAGCTGGGAAGGGCTCCAGCACGCAATGGAATGGGGTGGACTGGGGATGGATCGGACGCGAGGAGGCGAGATGGTGCTGCTGCTGCCCCGTATTTATACACCCACCAAAAGCCAAAACAAAGCGAAAGCGAAAGCGAGCTGGTCTGCTCTTGGTACGCTGCCTGCGGCCTGAGCTTCGCGACCCAAGTGTTCCTTCTCTGGGGCCCACACCGAGCTGGTAGAGGAAGAATTATTGTGTTCTTGTATAAATCCATCATTAAATTAAATATACTTATCATAACCAGATCTAAATACTCAAAGTAGATTTCTCATATTGTAGGATCGGATGGCGCTAGAATAGGCAAGGCATTCAGAGGAGGTGAACAATTGCGGAAGCTTAAAACTATTTATCTCAGCTTCTCTTAATCACAAAACCAAAATATTGCAGTTTTATAGTTCCGAACAGATTGCTGTCACGTTAAAAAAACGTTGCTGGCCAAAATCCGTAACTCCGATCGTTCTCAAAATTTAATCGATTAAACTAGATAAAATCATAAATCTAAAACGACTGAAATCACGACAATCGGACTTCAGGATCTAAAGTTATTAACGAAACAAGATCGCCGCTCCAGATCTAATTTCGAAATTAAATAATAATCAGAAAAGAATGGTATCTCAAACTTTGTAGACCAGTAAAATGCATGCCTTAGTATTGGACTAGATGAATCAAAACATCAGTGACACTTGAAAACAAAGATTCAATCTATAATCAAAACAAAGAACATAACTAATAATCAACAAATAGAGAAATAATGTTACTGCACTAATCTCAAAGCACCAGAGATTTGTGTACAAAAGTGCTCTCCAAAGCATCAGAGAGTTCTACCTTGATCTCT
This genomic window contains:
- the LOC103650524 gene encoding Dof zinc finger protein DOF5.1: MVFSSLPIFLDPPNWGQMHMQQQQPLQCLLDGGAGSDHHHLMPPPSCLAPLRGGPADTAASAPAGGGSSTSVPTTAGAGAGAGATQPRPVVSMAERARLVRVPLPEPGTLRCPRCDSANTKFCYFNNYSLSQPRHFCKACRRYWTRGGALRNVPVGGGCRRNTKRSSKKSSRGGGAGATAATSSSSTTSTSTTATTTTTSAAMAAAEAIASMQAQLPHLGLPPAAAAAALEASLEGYHHHYLPLQMQPQFLQQAGLHGYHFADDGSGVLADGFPRGVVASGLLAQLAAVKMEEHSSNGGGAVTAHQQEQSYSYWPGSTGGGSGWPAEFLSGFSSSSSGNVL